Proteins encoded together in one Cyanobium sp. AMD-g window:
- a CDS encoding HAD-IA family hydrolase translates to MTTTQTWPRPRGLLLDAMGTLIGLRTSVGRTYAAVAAEHGIEVAAEAIDRAFPGVLRQAPALAFPGLEGDSLLQAERRWWAERIDAVLGAAGAAVAPAALHDALFDRFADPSLWHVYADVPSVLRRWHGAGLRLAVVSNFDRRLQPLLEGLGLADLFRAVVVSSSAGAAKPSPRPFQAALEAMDLPPSQAWHIGDSPEDRAGARAAGVRCLLVQRP, encoded by the coding sequence ATGACGACGACGCAGACCTGGCCCCGGCCGAGGGGCCTGCTGCTCGATGCCATGGGCACCTTGATCGGGCTGCGCACCTCGGTGGGCCGCACCTATGCCGCCGTGGCGGCCGAGCACGGTATTGAGGTCGCCGCTGAGGCCATCGATCGGGCCTTTCCGGGCGTGCTGCGGCAGGCGCCAGCCCTGGCCTTCCCTGGCCTCGAGGGCGACAGCCTGCTCCAGGCGGAGCGCCGCTGGTGGGCGGAGCGCATCGACGCCGTTCTGGGGGCCGCCGGTGCGGCCGTGGCCCCGGCGGCCCTCCATGACGCCCTGTTCGATCGCTTCGCCGATCCCTCGCTGTGGCACGTCTATGCCGATGTGCCCTCGGTCCTGCGCCGCTGGCACGGGGCGGGTTTGCGTCTGGCCGTGGTCAGCAACTTCGACCGGCGGCTGCAGCCGCTGCTTGAGGGCCTGGGACTGGCGGATCTGTTCAGGGCGGTGGTGGTCTCCAGCAGTGCCGGGGCCGCCAAGCCATCGCCGCGGCCCTTCCAGGCCGCCCTGGAGGCGATGGATCTGCCGCCGTCCCAGGCCTGGCACATCGGCGACAGCCCGGAGGATCGGGCCGGCGCCCGGGCCGCCGGCGTGCGCTGCCTGCTGGTGCAGCGTCCTTGA
- a CDS encoding NAD(P)/FAD-dependent oxidoreductase, giving the protein MQGQPVKAQNVVIVGGGFGGLYTALALAQRKNHPPVLLVEPNDRFLFLPLLYELLSGELRGWEIAPRYDGLLAGRGLAWLQDRVERIDAEHHQLHTAGGRTIPYGRLVIATGADSNTFAVPGADRHSLGFRSLADVERLQRLVADLKHQRRPLQRIAVVGAGPTGVELACKLADMAEGSAVIELIEQGPQLLPQARAFNREQAGLALRRRDVRLRLRTQVEAVEAEAINLRCQADGDSTAHSETLAVRAVVWTAGLSFQAPRIDPAPACDSRGRLLCGADLRLQDHADLFVAGDLAAPVDGAGTAGEAPSTSTPATAQVAFQQASVLATNLIRSLRGEPLEPFQWNDLGEMMSLGVGEASLTAAGVTLAGPAAYQLRRLAYLARLPGRPHQLRVAAGWLADWKP; this is encoded by the coding sequence ATGCAAGGGCAACCGGTAAAGGCCCAGAACGTCGTCATCGTCGGGGGTGGCTTCGGAGGTCTGTATACGGCCCTGGCCCTGGCCCAGCGGAAGAACCATCCGCCTGTGCTGCTGGTTGAGCCGAACGACCGGTTCCTGTTTCTTCCCCTCCTCTACGAGCTGCTCAGCGGTGAGTTGCGCGGTTGGGAAATCGCCCCCCGCTACGACGGTCTGCTGGCGGGTCGGGGCCTGGCCTGGCTGCAGGACCGGGTGGAGCGGATCGATGCCGAACACCATCAGCTGCATACGGCGGGGGGCCGGACCATCCCCTATGGCCGCCTGGTGATCGCCACGGGCGCCGACAGCAACACGTTTGCGGTGCCAGGGGCCGACCGCCACAGCCTGGGATTCCGCAGCCTGGCCGATGTGGAGCGCCTCCAGCGGCTGGTGGCCGACCTGAAACACCAACGACGCCCCCTGCAGCGCATCGCCGTGGTGGGGGCAGGTCCCACCGGGGTGGAGCTGGCCTGCAAGCTCGCCGACATGGCCGAGGGCAGTGCGGTGATCGAGCTGATCGAACAGGGGCCGCAGCTGCTGCCCCAGGCCAGGGCCTTCAACCGGGAACAGGCCGGCCTGGCCCTGCGGCGCCGTGATGTGCGTCTGCGCCTCCGAACCCAGGTGGAGGCGGTCGAGGCCGAAGCGATCAACCTCCGCTGCCAGGCCGATGGGGACAGCACGGCCCATAGCGAAACCCTCGCCGTACGGGCGGTGGTCTGGACCGCCGGGCTGAGCTTCCAGGCGCCCCGCATCGACCCCGCCCCCGCCTGCGACAGCCGCGGCCGCCTGCTCTGCGGTGCCGATCTGCGCCTGCAGGACCATGCCGATCTGTTTGTGGCCGGCGATCTGGCCGCCCCGGTGGATGGGGCAGGAACGGCTGGTGAAGCCCCCAGCACGTCCACGCCGGCCACGGCCCAGGTGGCTTTTCAGCAGGCTTCGGTGCTGGCCACCAATCTGATCCGGTCGTTGCGGGGTGAACCCCTGGAGCCCTTCCAGTGGAATGACCTGGGCGAAATGATGAGCCTGGGTGTGGGTGAAGCCAGCCTCACTGCCGCCGGTGTCACCCTGGCCGGGCCAGCCGCCTACCAACTGCGCCGGCTGGCCTACCTGGCCCGTCTGCCGGGCCGGCCCCACCAGCTGCGGGTCGCCGCCGGCTGGCTGGCCGACTGGAAGCCATGA
- a CDS encoding phosphoadenylyl-sulfate reductase — protein sequence MVSFPLTASISSEGSAAGLETAHQALPRDRHGAAIDLDAARSELEPLDAIGRMRWAQEAFAGHFAITTSFGIQSAVMLHMVSALDGSGAWPAIPVLWVDTGYLPPETYRYADELCDRLKLDLHVLQADLSPARMEALQGRLWETGNRDDMRTYNRLRKVEPLDRGLERLEVHCWASGVRAGQTDHRGAMHCLDPVRERWSLRPLLAWSRRDIYYYMQEHDLPQHPLFDQGYSTVGDWHTSAPDDGTTKGRATRFGGLQQECGIHMPGLMGEGI from the coding sequence ATGGTGTCCTTCCCCCTCACGGCTTCCATCAGTTCCGAGGGCAGCGCGGCGGGTCTGGAAACGGCCCACCAGGCCCTGCCCCGTGATCGCCATGGAGCGGCCATCGACCTCGATGCGGCCCGTTCCGAGCTCGAGCCCCTCGATGCCATCGGCCGGATGCGCTGGGCCCAGGAGGCGTTTGCCGGCCACTTTGCCATCACCACCAGCTTCGGCATCCAGTCGGCGGTGATGCTGCACATGGTGAGCGCCCTCGACGGCTCCGGCGCCTGGCCGGCGATCCCCGTGCTCTGGGTCGACACCGGCTATCTGCCCCCCGAGACCTACCGCTACGCGGACGAGCTCTGCGATCGCCTCAAGCTCGATCTGCATGTCCTGCAGGCCGACCTGAGCCCAGCCCGGATGGAGGCCCTGCAGGGTCGCCTCTGGGAAACGGGGAACCGCGACGACATGCGCACCTACAACCGGCTGCGCAAGGTGGAACCCCTCGACCGGGGGCTGGAGCGCCTTGAGGTGCATTGCTGGGCCAGCGGCGTGCGTGCCGGCCAGACCGACCACCGCGGTGCGATGCATTGCCTCGATCCGGTGCGGGAGCGCTGGTCGCTGCGGCCGCTGCTTGCCTGGAGCCGTCGCGACATTTATTACTACATGCAGGAGCACGACCTGCCCCAGCACCCGCTGTTTGATCAGGGCTATTCCACCGTGGGCGACTGGCACACCAGCGCCCCTGATGACGGCACCACCAAGGGCCGAGCCACACGGTTTGGCGGGCTGCAGCAGGAGTGCGGCATTCACATGCCCGGCCTGATGGGCGAGGGCATCTGA
- a CDS encoding type III pantothenate kinase yields MPARQLRWLLIGNSRWHWALDGAEGLGGERPPHFLHLPPQAAAVEPPVAWAAVGPVPPQAALPAETRLALEDVPLPDAPPWLGIDRALAGWWAARLTASPVLVADAGTVLSLTRVDGRGRFAGGRLMAGAALQLGAMASGTQDLPALAGGLASAASGELWPRDTAAAMTQGVVEGLAAAVLEAGRQARGLEPGCRIVLTGGDGPALLPLLRRSPQLGEDVLLHRPDLCLEALVALRPCPPDGAAQARPRSSRI; encoded by the coding sequence GTGCCGGCTCGCCAGCTCCGCTGGCTGCTGATCGGCAACAGTCGCTGGCACTGGGCCCTGGACGGGGCCGAAGGGCTCGGCGGTGAACGGCCGCCGCATTTCCTGCACCTGCCTCCACAGGCGGCTGCGGTGGAACCTCCCGTGGCCTGGGCCGCCGTGGGCCCGGTGCCTCCCCAGGCCGCCCTGCCGGCGGAGACGCGCCTGGCTCTGGAGGATGTTCCCCTGCCGGACGCCCCCCCCTGGCTGGGCATCGATCGGGCCCTGGCGGGCTGGTGGGCGGCCCGGCTCACAGCCAGCCCTGTGCTGGTGGCCGATGCCGGCACCGTGCTGAGCCTCACCCGGGTGGACGGCCGCGGCCGCTTCGCCGGCGGCCGGTTGATGGCGGGCGCCGCCCTGCAGCTGGGCGCCATGGCCTCCGGTACTCAGGACTTACCGGCCCTCGCGGGTGGCCTGGCGAGTGCCGCCAGCGGAGAGCTCTGGCCGCGCGATACCGCTGCGGCGATGACCCAGGGAGTGGTTGAGGGCCTGGCCGCCGCGGTGCTGGAGGCCGGACGCCAGGCCCGGGGGCTGGAGCCCGGCTGCCGGATCGTGCTCACCGGAGGGGATGGACCGGCCCTGCTGCCGCTGCTGCGGCGATCGCCGCAGCTGGGTGAGGATGTCCTGCTGCACCGCCCCGATCTCTGCCTGGAGGCCCTTGTCGCCCTGCGTCCCTGTCCGCCGGACGGCGCCGCTCAGGCCAGGCCGAGGTCCTCCAGGATCTGA
- the bcp gene encoding thioredoxin-dependent thiol peroxidase, whose translation MALQVGDPAPDFSLPDQKGEVVSLAALKGQRVVIYFYPKDDTPGCTKEACNFRDRWSAFETHGIRVLGISKDGAASHGKFVAKYDLPFTLLTDAEPCPVAEAYGSYGLKKFMGKEYMGMMRHTFVVDAVGKLERVYLKVKAEAMADQILEDLGLA comes from the coding sequence ATGGCCCTGCAGGTGGGAGATCCAGCACCCGATTTCAGCCTCCCCGATCAGAAGGGCGAGGTCGTGTCCCTGGCCGCGTTGAAGGGGCAGCGAGTGGTGATTTACTTCTACCCGAAGGACGACACTCCGGGCTGCACGAAGGAAGCCTGCAACTTCAGGGACCGGTGGAGCGCCTTTGAGACCCACGGCATCCGGGTGCTGGGCATCAGCAAGGACGGGGCGGCCAGCCACGGCAAGTTCGTCGCCAAGTACGACCTGCCCTTCACCCTGCTGACCGATGCCGAGCCCTGCCCGGTCGCCGAGGCGTACGGCAGCTACGGCCTCAAGAAGTTCATGGGCAAGGAGTACATGGGCATGATGCGCCACACCTTCGTGGTCGATGCCGTGGGCAAGCTGGAGCGCGTTTATCTCAAGGTGAAGGCCGAAGCCATGGCCGATCAGATCCTGGAGGACCTCGGCCTGGCCTGA
- a CDS encoding alpha/beta hydrolase, which produces MFKQLLTGLFVGTALTASVLPASAAVDNDLPVRWNTGGAVWSTNQAAFDTFLGSGDITDRGLEGGLARSGWTSDEVKSGMTKTYAVNLVGVSRFLYSDAGVKFLKNATNSYFPYYSMNTYAVQALRSAIISDSKDGSISSAGIMKALPTDFRLADFCNTYTGAQNICAEGRCQPGTAQCTSLLSWYVFLPACIQANQMADPVAMVRDTPAPAPMMDQPVRGLW; this is translated from the coding sequence GTGTTCAAGCAACTTCTCACCGGTCTCTTCGTGGGAACGGCCCTCACGGCTTCCGTGCTGCCCGCTTCCGCGGCTGTGGACAACGACCTGCCCGTCCGTTGGAACACCGGCGGTGCCGTGTGGTCGACGAACCAAGCTGCCTTCGACACCTTTCTCGGTTCCGGTGACATCACCGATCGGGGCCTCGAGGGCGGCCTCGCCCGCTCCGGCTGGACCTCCGATGAGGTCAAGTCGGGCATGACCAAGACCTACGCCGTCAACCTCGTGGGGGTGTCGCGCTTTCTCTATTCCGACGCCGGTGTCAAGTTCCTCAAGAACGCCACCAACAGCTACTTCCCCTACTACAGCATGAATACCTATGCTGTTCAGGCCCTCCGGTCGGCGATCATCTCCGACTCCAAGGACGGCTCGATCTCCTCGGCCGGCATCATGAAGGCCCTGCCCACCGACTTCCGCCTGGCTGATTTCTGCAACACCTACACCGGTGCCCAGAACATCTGTGCCGAAGGTCGTTGCCAGCCCGGCACCGCCCAGTGCACCTCCCTGCTCTCCTGGTACGTCTTCCTGCCCGCGTGCATCCAGGCCAACCAGATGGCCGATCCCGTGGCCATGGTCCGTGACACCCCCGCCCCTGCTCCCATGATGGATCAGCCGGTTCGCGGTCTCTGGTGA
- a CDS encoding AAA family ATPase: MSDLFWHQGEQARRRIAPLADRLRPRRLDDFVGQAAILGPGRLLRRAIAADRVGNLILHGPPGTGKTTLARIIAGSTRAHFSSLNAVLAGVKDLRAEVDAARQRLEHHGLRTILFIDEVHRFNSAQQDALLPWVENGTVTLIGATTENPYFEVNKALVSRSRLFRLQPLEPADLRLLLERALADPEHGYGQRRVELAEEAGAHLLDVAGGDARSLLNALELAVETTEADADGVIRIDLAIAEESIQQRAVLYDKQGDAHFDTISAFIKSIRGSDPDAALFWLARMVEAGENPRFILRRLLISAGEDIGLADPQAMVVVEACAAAFDRVGLPEGLYPLAHATLYLAGTEKSNSSLGFFDAVKAVREARRQQVPAHLRDANRDGQAFGDGVGYRYPHAYADHWVAQQYLPQALQGEVFWQPGALGWEGGLRKRLQQRRAGQLAAAAETAADDRGDLLSSSPDDPLLNRWLQRQAGAEGERLDRLRQRFWQNAAIGRLDRVLVLEAQSLLWALDPLEAASEGEVVLTTPSAAVVDRLQAQLQLLDQLRRPRLLVVAPDAPDQLQAQLAATPQGEGRFEWIAARQPWRGCSAAQQLAWLEQLTTLATPGARARLLFTHPLLGPAGSLRAHLGSNTTGTAPAMLEAAASREQEWLAADAALADRVQEGLEALGWSVQRHFWEEALDLPLSDALLERWFGKEASYRKHLASALPAAGRNRLEALFRERRGVSLPQPLGHTLLLAHRNPGPKKSPGNAGAEADGEGGSPIDHQRPRTG; encoded by the coding sequence GTGAGTGATCTGTTCTGGCATCAGGGCGAGCAGGCCAGGCGCAGGATCGCCCCGCTGGCCGATCGGCTGCGGCCGCGCCGCCTCGACGACTTCGTGGGCCAGGCGGCGATCCTGGGCCCGGGGCGGCTGCTGCGCCGCGCCATCGCCGCCGACCGGGTCGGCAACCTGATCCTGCACGGCCCCCCCGGCACCGGCAAGACCACCCTGGCGCGGATCATCGCCGGCAGCACCCGGGCCCACTTCAGCAGCCTCAACGCTGTGCTGGCGGGCGTGAAGGACCTGCGCGCCGAGGTGGACGCCGCCAGGCAGCGGCTGGAGCACCACGGCCTGCGCACGATCCTGTTCATCGATGAGGTGCATCGCTTCAACAGCGCCCAGCAGGACGCCCTGCTGCCCTGGGTGGAGAACGGCACCGTCACCCTGATCGGCGCCACCACCGAAAACCCCTACTTCGAAGTCAACAAGGCCCTGGTCAGCCGCTCCCGCCTGTTCCGCCTCCAGCCCCTGGAGCCGGCCGACCTGCGCCTGCTGCTGGAGCGGGCTTTGGCCGATCCCGAGCACGGCTACGGCCAGCGCCGCGTCGAACTCGCCGAGGAGGCGGGCGCCCACCTGCTGGACGTGGCGGGAGGCGATGCCCGCAGCCTGCTCAACGCCCTCGAGCTGGCGGTGGAGACCACCGAAGCCGATGCCGACGGCGTGATCCGCATCGACCTGGCCATCGCCGAGGAATCGATCCAGCAGCGGGCGGTGCTCTACGACAAGCAGGGGGACGCCCATTTCGACACCATCAGCGCCTTCATCAAGTCGATCCGGGGCTCGGATCCCGATGCGGCCCTGTTCTGGCTGGCGCGGATGGTGGAGGCCGGCGAGAACCCGCGCTTCATCCTGCGGCGCCTGCTGATCTCCGCCGGTGAGGACATCGGCCTGGCCGATCCCCAGGCGATGGTGGTGGTGGAGGCCTGCGCCGCGGCCTTCGACCGGGTGGGGCTGCCGGAGGGGCTCTACCCCCTGGCCCACGCCACCCTCTACCTGGCCGGCACCGAGAAGAGCAACAGCAGCCTGGGCTTCTTCGACGCGGTCAAGGCGGTGCGCGAAGCCCGGCGCCAGCAGGTGCCCGCCCATCTGCGCGACGCCAACCGGGACGGCCAGGCCTTCGGCGATGGGGTGGGCTACCGCTACCCCCACGCCTACGCCGACCATTGGGTGGCCCAGCAGTATCTGCCCCAGGCCCTGCAGGGGGAAGTGTTCTGGCAGCCGGGGGCCCTGGGCTGGGAAGGGGGCTTGCGGAAACGGCTGCAGCAGCGCCGGGCCGGCCAGCTGGCCGCCGCGGCCGAAACGGCCGCCGATGATCGCGGCGACCTGCTCAGCAGCAGCCCGGACGACCCCCTGCTCAACCGCTGGCTGCAGCGCCAGGCCGGGGCGGAGGGGGAACGGCTCGATCGCCTGCGCCAGCGCTTCTGGCAGAACGCCGCCATCGGGCGCCTCGACCGGGTGCTGGTGCTGGAGGCCCAGTCCCTGCTCTGGGCCCTCGATCCGCTGGAGGCGGCCAGTGAGGGGGAGGTGGTGCTCACCACGCCGAGCGCGGCGGTGGTCGATCGCCTGCAGGCCCAGCTGCAGCTGCTGGATCAGCTGCGGCGCCCGCGCCTGCTGGTGGTGGCACCCGACGCCCCCGACCAGCTTCAGGCGCAGCTGGCCGCCACGCCCCAGGGGGAAGGACGCTTCGAGTGGATCGCGGCGCGCCAGCCCTGGCGGGGCTGTTCAGCGGCGCAGCAGCTGGCCTGGCTGGAGCAGCTCACGACCCTGGCGACCCCGGGAGCCCGGGCCCGCCTGCTGTTCACCCATCCCCTGCTGGGACCGGCGGGCAGCCTGCGCGCCCACCTGGGCAGCAACACCACGGGTACCGCTCCGGCCATGTTGGAGGCCGCGGCCTCGCGGGAACAGGAGTGGCTGGCGGCCGACGCCGCGTTGGCCGATCGGGTGCAGGAGGGCCTGGAAGCCCTCGGTTGGAGCGTGCAACGACACTTCTGGGAAGAGGCCCTCGACCTTCCCCTCAGTGACGCCCTGCTGGAGCGCTGGTTCGGCAAAGAGGCCAGCTACCGGAAGCATCTGGCTTCGGCCCTTCCGGCCGCTGGCCGTAACCGCCTCGAGGCCCTGTTCCGGGAGCGACGGGGGGTGTCCCTGCCCCAGCCCCTCGGGCACACCCTGCTGCTGGCCCACAGAAACCCGGGGCCAAAAAAAAGCCCCGGCAACGCCGGGGCTGAAGCGGATGGGGAGGGAGGCTCCCCGATCGATCACCAGAGACCGCGAACCGGCTGA
- a CDS encoding efflux RND transporter periplasmic adaptor subunit produces the protein MIGHPSRPPRPGAPTGRLRRSTAALLGAALLGACQAEAPAGRPPLSVRAEPATLAPFTDNVDTVSTLEAIEEVRLAAQAGGRIERLLVGQGDKVASGQLLLVLDQAQVRADVARLRSEMETKKFTYQRFDYLQKQGAASALQVDELRQSYISAREQLVARQADLAFRDLKAPISGIVGDVQVKLGDVISAGDPFTTIIRNDRLMARVDVPAVFSNRLRVGQAVILMDPATNKPMAQSVVGSLDPGVVAGTQSLLAKAEFANPGGVLRTGLRTRTRLVLDSRQELSVPFAAVTQISGQSFVYEVGSLADLERRPGRTDLALARKLPAGTSFALQTPVQLGPLQNNRYPVLKGLQAGARVITTNLINLRNGAPVKVN, from the coding sequence GTGATCGGCCATCCGAGCAGGCCGCCTCGTCCCGGGGCACCCACGGGGCGCCTGCGACGCTCCACCGCCGCCCTGCTGGGCGCCGCCCTTCTGGGGGCCTGCCAGGCGGAGGCTCCCGCCGGTCGGCCCCCGCTCTCCGTGCGTGCCGAGCCGGCCACCCTGGCGCCCTTCACCGACAACGTCGACACCGTCAGCACCTTGGAGGCGATCGAGGAGGTGCGCCTGGCGGCCCAGGCCGGCGGGCGCATCGAGCGGCTGCTGGTGGGTCAGGGCGACAAGGTGGCCAGCGGTCAGCTGCTGCTCGTGCTCGACCAGGCCCAGGTGCGAGCCGATGTGGCCCGGCTGCGCTCCGAGATGGAGACCAAGAAATTCACCTACCAGCGCTTCGATTATCTGCAGAAACAGGGAGCCGCCAGCGCCCTTCAGGTGGATGAGCTCCGTCAGAGCTACATCTCCGCCCGTGAGCAACTTGTCGCCAGGCAAGCCGATCTGGCCTTCCGTGATCTGAAGGCACCGATCTCCGGCATCGTCGGTGATGTGCAGGTGAAGCTGGGTGATGTGATCTCGGCTGGCGATCCCTTCACCACGATCATCCGCAACGACCGACTGATGGCCCGGGTGGATGTGCCGGCGGTGTTCTCCAACCGCCTGCGGGTGGGACAGGCGGTGATCCTGATGGATCCCGCCACCAACAAACCCATGGCCCAGAGCGTGGTCGGCTCCCTCGATCCGGGCGTCGTGGCCGGCACCCAGTCCCTGCTGGCCAAGGCGGAGTTTGCCAATCCGGGCGGGGTGCTGCGCACCGGGTTGCGCACCCGCACCCGGCTGGTGCTCGACAGCCGCCAGGAACTGTCAGTGCCCTTCGCGGCCGTCACCCAGATCTCCGGCCAGAGCTTCGTCTACGAGGTGGGCAGCCTGGCCGACCTGGAGCGGCGTCCCGGCCGGACCGATCTGGCCCTGGCGCGCAAGCTCCCCGCCGGCACCAGCTTCGCGCTGCAGACCCCCGTGCAGCTGGGGCCGTTGCAGAACAACCGCTATCCGGTGCTCAAGGGACTCCAGGCCGGGGCCCGTGTGATCACCACCAACCTGATCAATCTCCGCAACGGCGCGCCCGTCAAGGTCAATTGA